The Salvelinus fontinalis isolate EN_2023a chromosome 7, ASM2944872v1, whole genome shotgun sequence genomic sequence agtatctatatccacagtaaaacgagtcctatatcaacatgacctgaatggccgctcagcaaggaagaggtccctgctccaaaaccgccataaaaatgccagaccacagtttgcaactgcacatggggacaaagattgtactttttggagaaatgtcctctggtctgaagaaacaaaaatagaactgtttggccataatgaccatcgttatgtttggaggaaaaagggggatgcttgcaagccgaagaaccgcatcccaaccgtgaagcacaggggtggcagcatcatgttgtggggttgctttgctgcaggagggactggtgcacttcccaaaatagatggtatcatgaggcaagaaaataatgtggatatattgaagcaccatctcaagacatcaatcaggaagttaaagcttggtcgcaaatgggtcttccaaatggacaatgaccccaagcatacttccaaagttgtggcaaaatggcttaaggacaacaaagtcaaggtattggcgtggcaatcacaaagccctgacctcaatcctatagaaatgtgtgggcagaactgaaaaagcgtgtgcgagcaaggaggcctacaaacctaactcagttacaccagttctgtcagaaggaatgggccaaaattcacccaacttattgtgggaagcttgtggaaggccacctgaaatgtttgacccaagttaaacaattcaaaggcaatgctaccaaatactaattgagtgtatgtaaacttctgacccactgggaatgtgatgaaagatataaaagctgaaataaatcattctctactattattctgacatttcacattcttaaaataaagtggtgatcctaactgacataaaacaggacatttttactaggattacatgtcaggaattgtgaaaaactgagtttaaatgtatttgtctaaggtgtatgtaaacttccgacttcagggCAACAGAAAACCATTTTGCCTCTTACAACCTCCCATGTGAATTGTTTTAAATTCAACAACCCAATGAGGCGGTATGATGTATCAATTTGGGCAGGGAACTTCTTTCAGGAAACAGAACAAAAACACATGTGAGCACATGGTAAGATACATTtcatttttttacccccttttctcccaatttcatggtatccaattggtagttacagtcttgtctcgtcgctacaactcccgtacagactcaggagaggcaaaggtcgagagccatacgttctccaaaacacaacccaactaggctgcactgcttcttgacacaatgcccacttaacccagaagccagccacaccaatgtgtcagaggaaacactgtacatctGGCAACCATGTACtgagcccggcccgccacaggagtcactagtgcacgATGGGAGGACATCCCTGcccgccaaaccctcccctaacccagacgacactgggccaattgtgcgctaccCCATGGGTCTACCGGTCGCGGCCGGCCCCCGACATAGCCtagactcaaacccagaatctctattgGCACtcctagcactgcgatgcagtgccttagactactgccccacccgggaggcccagataCGTTTCATTCTTTTGCATGTTTAAAGCTGCAACGTAACTTCTTGGGCGACCCAAGAAAATGCACATAGAAATATGAGTTCTAGATCTGCCAttttcattgaaagcaagtctaaaaaGCGGTCTATCTGTATGTGCAATATTTCTATGCTTTACGTTTTTAAGTTGAGTTTTTCCATCTTTTACTTTGCAGTTCGGCTACTTTTCATTGCAATATCATGCTCAATGAAATACATGTAATTTGATGTAAAATTATGGCCTTGGTCAATGTTTTTTCCAACATAACCACTGACGTTTACAGGCAATGGGCACAGGGACATTCGATGAGCAAAGGGAGCCTAATGGATAAGTTAGATCATACCCTCTGATAGTGAGGACAGTCAGCTTGAGGACAGTGACAGTGAAGAAGAATGGACCCCAGAATCTGGTTGGATAGGCAGTGAAATACTGGGTTATGCCCAACTTGTATTTTCTTAGGAAAAGAGTGCTTGTTTCTACTATATTTCACTTAATACATGTTCTGTATCTGATTTTCCTTTGTGTTTTAGCCTACCTTTATTGCACAGCGTTGCCCTGAGGCAACACAAACAATTACtcatttatgctgcaatagtttatgtgtcggggggctagggtcagtctgttaaatctgaagtatttctcctgtcttatccagtgtcctgtgtgaatttaagtatgttccctctaattctctctctctctttctctcttctttcggaggacctgaaccctaggaccatgcctcaggactacatggcctgatgactccttgctgtccccagtccacctgttttcaactctctctttctaccgcacctgctgtctctaactctgaatgatcagctatgaaaaaccaactgacatttactactgaggtgcagacctgttgcaccctctacaaccactgtgattattattatttgaccctgctggtcatctatgaacgtttgaaaatcttggccatgtactgttataatctccaccctgcacagccagaagaggactggccacccctcagagcctggttcctcgctacgtttcttcctaggttcctgcctttctagggagtttttcctagccaccgtgcttctacatctgcattgcttgctgtttggggttttaggctgggtttctgtatagcactttgtgacattggctgatgtaaaaagggatttataaataaatgtgaatgATTGATATGGGGGGTAAAATTCGTTTATTTATATATTATCAGAAAACCTACATCTTCCATGACCCATCTCAATTATCTTGCATCTTTTCAACAAAAAATCTGGATGTTGCTGCAACACCGCTTTATCTCTTAATCTCTTCAACAAAAATAATCTCTTCATCCTCTGACTCCACCCTGGTTCACTTTTCTTTTCACAAGAGTTCTGACGTCAGCTCTGGGGAGTGGAGATTGTAAACGCACACACGGCTTTAGTTGGAGAAAGAGCCCCTTCTCAACTTTCCGTAAAGGAAACGATttcaaaagttttttttcttccgtTATCTCTGCTTGCGTTTGGACAATGCGCGACCCACACATGTCCGTGTGTTGACAGCGCTGgacactctgtgtgtgtggtgtatactACAGTTGCGTCTTTCCCCGACTCACCTAGAGTGTAGGCCAGGTAGACTACGGGAGCGAAACCGGAAGAACAAGCACATCTGATTGTTCACACTATTTTTCTCTTACCTCTGCAACTAAACTTCTCCCAATAACGTTTATGCAGTTTTGATAATTCTTCTTCTGAGAGAGTAGAAGTGTGAAGATGACGGAACTACCAGTTCACAAGAAAAATAGGCTGATTCTAGTTGATGTTTTCTGTGTGGTTATCGGTAAGtgccctatttctctctctctccaacaatATGGCTGATATAACATTATTTGTTGTAATACCCAATGACACACCTCGCTCTCTCTGCCGTCTACACATGCGCAATGCAATAAGGTAGCACTACCCACCGATAAATCAATAAAATAGTTGTTTATGTATAGTTGTTTATTGGGTAAATGCTGGATAAGACTGAGATGGTGGGGGACTTAGTAAACAATGTTAAGGCAGGCTACACACATCACAGGCCAAAGCCCAACATGCCGGACACTTTCCATTACAGGCCAGTCATAAGAACATGTTTTgtgttacacacacagacagacacaccgcaATAGTATTGTAATAGGAAGAGAGTCAGCATTGCTCGTGTAATAGCTTGTTTAATGGCTTCTTTCATTGTCTGTCAGCACATTACAGGTGGTCACAGTGCCTGGTGGAGTGGTGTAGCATTGTTCTGTATTGATTCAAATACTGTAGATTGTAGGCTAGTCATCAGTCAGCATGGGTTAGTAACACAAATTGCATAATCACATTTACTATGATTTTAAGTTTACAATTTCACAGTTATAATTAATTTATGATGACCATTTaaaaataatgtgtgtgtgtgtgtgtgtgtgtgcatgcgcactTGTAACAGAACACCTGTTCTTCTGACTGGTCTTCCATGGAAAGTGTCCTGCTTGTTGGGCTTTTCCCTATTGCTTCCAGTGTGATtgctgcatttgtgtgtgtgtggagccggGGTGTGCATGTTCGGACTTGTACTGGACTCTCAATACTACAGGAACTGTAGTTTAGAATAGACATTTGGGTGGACAGTCTCCTAGCCTCTCTATCTCCCACTACCTCCACAtctttccctcttcctccctttctTCCCCCTATCCCCCACTCTTTGTCTTCCTCCCCCACTCCCTTTCTCTCATGGTATTTAGTGAGTGAGAGAGTAGGGTTGTTTAACAGTTAAGCTGTTAACAGACAACATCATCTCGTGGCATAACCATGTTTGTTGACAGTCTCAGAGGGCTGTGTGTCTGGACCTGGGGTCTGACattcccgagtggcgcaacggtctaaggcactgattCTCAGTGATATAGGCgtcactacaggccctggtttgattccaggctgtatcacaactggccgtgattgtgagtcccatagggcggcgcacaattgacccagcgtcgtccgggttagggtttagccggggttggccgtcattgtaaatatttaacggacttgcctagtcaaataaaagtttaaaaaaaatacatttaaaaaaagatgaCAGTAACCATGTTTGTTGACAGACTCAGAGGGCTGTGTGTCTGGGCCTGTAGTCTGACTACAGAAAAATCACTTTCTCTTTTCTTCTTTCAATATTTCCTCCCTCAATCTCTCCAGTTGCTTATTTttcttctctatctatctatctatctatctatctatctatctatctatctatctatctatctatctatctattataGTGGTGTCTGGGGTAGCAGTAATCAGTCTACAATTAGTGACAAGAAAACTATTGGGATTTTTGAATTCCCAGTTCAGATAAGAGTGATACAGGGTTGTGTTTTTGTTAGTGTGCATACTTGTGTtttgttagcgtgtgtgtgttcgtaggCCATAGCCCAGCTTCCCCACTCTGTCATTAATATAGTAGGAATGTGCCGAGTCGACAAACTGGATCTGATCTGACAAAGCTTTTCCTcaatcctctttctttctctccttctctcattctcccatccctctttctctcactctctcattcttccatctctcattctcccatccctctctctctcattctcccatcCCTCTTTTactcactctctctatcctctttctCCCTGTTTAACTattttctcctctcctttgcCTTGTTATCACTGCAGACAAAGAaactttatacacacacacacacacacacacacacacacacacacacacacacacacactgagttatTTCTGCAACACACTCTTTTAACAGAAATACCAACCAAACCAATCTGCTGTTATATGCATAACAAAAGGGCCTGACGTATCCATAATTTCATTTAGACCTTTAGATCGTTCAATATTGACTGGTGATTGTGTGAATGGGACAGATTGATGTTGTAAGACCTGTACACACCCTCATGTTCATTCTAAGGGTCATTCTAAGGAATCTAAATTAATATAGTTTCATATTGTGTCAATGTTTTTTACTTTCTTCCCAGAAGTTTGCTGTGATTGGGGGGTGTCACAGTCCTTTAAAAACCTTGGGTCATCAAACTTTCTCTGGAAGTGAACATGAGACCTAAAACAGCTGCTGTTTCTCTAAGTTCTTACTGTTATTTATGTGACTTGGGGTTAGAAGAGCATCTGCATCAAACTATAGACTGATGCCAACTGTTGCTGGGTTAGTTTGTTATTTATCTGTTTGATTTTCTGGGTTTTGCACACAACTAGAGTTAGAGAAGATACTCTGCTGCTGTTTTACTgactatctctcacacacacaccatctctctgTGCCaactatgtgtgtgagagagagggggggtattgACCTTTCCTGTGTGGAAAATAACCAGGAGTCTGACAGTACAGCGGGATTACTACAGCCATAGAGCAGGAAGAGGATCAGTACTCTGTCTCCCTATTGGAATCTCTCTATTGTCTAGATtttatcaatgtgtgtgtgtgtgtgtgtgttgtagctgtTGGGTGTGACTAGTAGGACAGTGGAATTGTGTACGTTTTTTGGCGTCTAGTCTGGAGAATAACAGGAACACTTATTAGGTTCCTCCTTCctgtgaggtcagaggtcaggaggAAGTTGATCATGTGTCATATCTCACCAGACATTCCTCCATGTTTGTTTTCTCTGGGAGGCATCTGGAACTTTCTTTCTAGCCAGATGAGAATGTGAAACAATGTTATCCcctcttcttctttctctctgaCCGCGCTGCCCATTCTGTTACTGAAGACCAACCCCCTCGGCCAAGATAACTGTGTGGGGCGGGGGGTTAAAGAAGACGGACTATGGACTCTGCTTCCTGTATCTGCCACTGGACACACAAACGCCCAGCCCTCTGAGTCTGTGCAACATCGCTGTTCTTCCTACATCGCTGAGAAAGGTCAAGATGTGTGCTACAAACTAACCTCTTCCCGAAGATACCGAAGAGAATGCTTGAATCAGTTTTCCTTTGGGTTCATTAAAACATCTCCAGTACCACTGGATCCCAGGTACGGGTCGTCACCAGTTCTGTTACAATATATGCCATTCAGCAGGGTTGAATGTTTCAAAATCAGTTCCAGATTCACTGTTACCACATTGTCTTAATAGTGTTGGTTTTCAATCTTTCATCTATTTATTCACACACTCCCCTTTCGCCTTCCTTGTTTTATCAAATCCAGCTCAGCCCACTCTCTGGAGAGAGGAACAATCTTGGTTCAACTCAACCCTTGGCTACAATAACACTGTAGCAGAAACCTTACTGGAATAAAACTGGAGATTACTACAATtatacgtttgtgtgtgtgtgtttatttctcTGACACTGCAGCagtacacacacatgcgcacttCATCCTCACCCTAACCACTCCTCTCCAGAGAGCTGTCTTATCTAACTGTTATCCTAGAACCCTACAAAGTCGACATGACTTCAAAGTAAATACTAGTTAGTAAACTTCAAAGTGGCTGAGTGCATGCTTGACCTAGAGGAATTGAGGTTGACAAATTAGTCACGCTGTTCATACGCCGCTGATGAGTGACAATGTGAGCAGGGCGGGCGCCAGAACGAATCAGTTGGACTGGCATTTGATTTTTAGAGGCGGGCCCGTTTTTTTCACGGGACCTCCTGTGTGCACGCACTTGCGCCTTCACACATTTGATAATGGGTGTTATGATAAAGACAGCTTGtgggtttcaagtttggggaagcttacaaGTTATCCTACCAGTTCTGATTTATTTTTATGCTGTGtacattttcgtggaacagtttcatttcaataataacGTTTTTCGTTTCTCAAAATTATTGTCACAATCACAATCTTAATTTAAATAATACAAATCTAGAAGTTAAAATTAAACTAATGCAAGAGCATTTTGCCATATGGACACAGCCTACACCGTGATCCATTGGAAGAAATGAGCGCATGGAACTAAGAGAGAAACTATAggcttattttatttaactaggcaagtaattttagaacagattcttatttacaatgaggcctacccctgacgacgctgggccaattgtgtgccgccctatgtgaCGCCCAAtaacggccggatgtgatgcagcctggattcgaaccaggtactgcagtgacgcctcttgcactgagatgcagaccactgcgccactcgggagcccctataACTTCCATCATCAACTAAGTAAAATACATACGCCTAAAGCTGACAAAAACAGTAGAAAATATCCTGGTGAAAATTCTGGTTATTTCAATTGCATTAATCTctactctgcctgtctgcctccctttcaatcaatcaatcaatcaatcaatcaatcaatcaatcagtcaaatgtatttataaagccatttttacatcagccagtgtcacaaagtgctgtacagaaacccagcctaaaaccccaaacagcaagcaatgcagacgtaaaagcacggtggctaggaaaaactccctagaaaggccagaacctaggaagaaacgtagCGAGGAACccggctctgaggggtggccagtcctcttctggctgtgcctatCTGTCTTGATTTGAGCTATGGGTAATGAATTGTAACATTGTATCAACTCAGCATGTTGGTGTGCTCAGGCGTGCGCGCTCCCtcaacattatcaggacagaATTGCTCATCAGCATTGCTCACAGAGCACtcaaaacaaaagacaatgaaaaaATTGAAAACTCCTAAATGATggttatgaaataaaccaaaacgtgtttctcacaagtgtagcaggttgtgaactctgcaaacaacgGTTCCACTCGGAGAATGAGAATGGTAAATGACCAATACATGCATTAACATAAATGAATGTAAACAAATGACGGGGATTAATGGTAGTTACTAGGCCTAGTGGTTATATATGTAATGGTGAATTGATACAAATAAACAATCGAAGGGCAAACAATCCATTCTGGAGAAAGACGCCCATATGTCCGCAACACACCCTTtcttcttgtctcaacatttgaaattatactcaagacacattatAGATGCTTTACGCTAAGCCTATTGCCACACTCGCTGCCCAAATTGCTTGCTTCCGAAATAGGCATAGGCTTATGCACTTGTGATGTGAAACAATCcactgttgtttaaaaaaaaaagtgaatgaTCAGCTAAGTCAAGCTGTCTGGTAAAGTATTTTCAATGATTTTAtttagacaggagtaattataATTTTGGCAAAACATCAATTTACTTTAGGGGAAGccagaaaagtattcagaccccgtccctttctccacatttttgttatgttacagccttattttaaaatggattacatttaatgtttttcatcgatctacacaccatacccaaaatgacaaagcgaatacaggttttctgaattttttgcaaatgtaataaaaataaaaaacaccttatctacataagtgttcagacccttcgctatgaattgaaattgagctcagctgcatcctgtttccattgatcatccttgatgtttctacaacttgattggactccacctgtgtcaaattaatttgattggacatgctttgcaaaggcacacacctgtcacacACCTGTCCCacagcatgtcagagaaaaaatcaagccacgaggttgaaggaattttccgtagagctcctagacaggattgtgtcgaggcacagacctggggaagggtacaaaaaaagggactggtagactagtcaggatcgagggaaagatgaatggagcataataacgagagatccttgatgaaaacctgctccagagtgaaggttcaccttccaacaggacaacgaccctaagcacacaaccaagacaacgcaggagtggcttcgcgacaagtctctgaatgtctttgagtggcccagccagagccctgacttgaacccgagcaaacatccctggagagacctgaaaatagctgtgcagcgacactccccattcaacctgatagagcttgagaggatctgcagagaagaatgtgagaaactccccaaatacaggtgtgtcaagcttgtagcgtcatacccaagaagacttaaggatcttatcgctgccaaaggtgcttcaacaaagtactgagtaatgggtctgaatacttatgtaaatgtgatatttaagtttttttatatgtaatacatttgcaaaaaaagaaaaaaataccTGTTTtatgctttgtcaatatggggtattgtgtatagattgaggaaataaacaattttatcaatttgttacattacagctgtattctaaatgtggaaaaagccaaggggtctgaataattttcgAATGCACTTTATTAtacccatagacaaacattggcagtaaaatggccttactgaagagctcagtgactttcaatgtggcactgtcatatgacgccacctttccaaaaagctagagctgccccggtcaactgtaagcgctgttattgtgaagtgcaaACGTctgggagcaacaacggctcagctgcaaagtggtaggccacacaagcacacagaacgggactgccgagtgctgaagcgcgtaaaaaatcTCCTGtctttggttgcaacactcaagttccaaactgcctgtggaagcaacgtcagaacaagaactgtttgtcggaagCTTcctaaaatgggtttccatgaccgagcagctgtatttctgtctgtaataaatcccttttgtgtgggaaaacgaattctgattgggagggcctatgccctcccatggCTGTTCCCTTGCCCAGTAATGTGAAATACAATAGATTAgagcataatgaatttattgactgGTTTGACTGGTTTCCTTCTATGAATTGttactcagtcaaatctttgaaattgttgtatgttgcgttttatatttttgttcagtatatgactGGTGGAAGTTCAGTTTGTATTAGGGGAGCATGTTGTCTAGTGACAGGGTTCATGACAACAGGAAAAAAAATCATCAGGGTGTATAAAACCATTGTCCTGTcagatttgagtgtgtgtgtttgcacaccATTGTGTTGTCAGTTGAGACAGTTTTATAGTCTTTCCTGGTGCCAGTCTCTGCTCTAGTCTGTGAGTCACTGAACtatggggagagggagtgaaagaaagagagggtgagagcagGGGGGAGAAAGGTTTGAGTGCGAGAAAAAGAGGAGAAAGGTTAAAAGAAAAGTCCATGGTCTCTTCCGTGAGATCAGTTTAAGGGAATTTCTCATGGGAACTTTGTGtataaataaatacacaatgtcccgttctctgcgtgtgtgtgtgtgtgcgtgcacgcgcATGTCCCGTCTGAAAGTTGGCTCCCATGCCCTTGTCAGCAGGGCTCAGTGGTGAAAGTTTAAGGCTGTTACACTGTTAGGCATATCTATGGTGATGGATGTGTGTACGTGCAAGAGCATCAGAGCGCACACAGTATCTAAACCCAGAGGCCCAACGACGCAAAACTTCCAGGAACGCTTCGTGAAGCAGACTTGACAGACCAGACAGGGGTTTGGGAAGTCAATACAAGTGAAAAATTCTTCCTTTGCTGCTAATATTCTCTAAATCGACCTAGGTGTCTTAAGTAGCTGAACATGTTACCCCAACCTTGTGTggaagtgacaaactgacatgttttcattttggTGTAAAATAACTTTATGTCTAAGGAGGGCTTTTGATTTGACGGCCTGCTCGGGCGCAGTTCGGAGCGAGACGACCGTTAGACCCGATGAAGTTTctgagcttagctagccaacgttgccatgacatcgcctacaagcgtgattggggatttctattggagaagcagtttctaaGCATCGTCATACTGTACTATACAATCTTTGGATCGCGTGTGTGTGGTGTTAGCTAGCAGCTTCCTCCCCAGGGGACGGAGGTCACTGATATACTGCTGACCAATAAGTGCCTAGATGTGCCTTCACATGCCCATGTATTGTTCACAGTTCCTGTCCAGCTGATAGATTTAAACATGAGTATCAGAGCCTGTTGAGCTGCTTCTTCAACCTCAATCTCACCTAGGCCTATACAGAGACAAGTTCAGCACCATGTTGATACTGTCTCCCTTGACCCACTCcgacacccctcctctctctccctctaccttgcCCCTTCCTATCGCTCTCCCTCCTTCCCAGCGGCCCTTCCGTCAGCGGTCTTGACGTTAATGTTCAGGCCGTACCAGAGGGGTATCTACTGTGATGACGAGAGCATCAGATATCCTTACAGAAGAGACACCATCTCCCACAGGGCAATGGCTGCAGTCACCATCACCTCCTCCATAGTCATAGTAAGTTTGATGAACAACTTGATGGTTATGTACAAAATGGCACGCTATGGTACGAGTTTACCTCTACTATGCTATGAATTTGCCCCTATCTCCATAGATAACTACAGGAGAAGCGTACCTGGTGTACTCCAAGCGTCTCCACTCCAACTCTAACTTTAACCAGTACATGTCAGCTCTCTACAAGGTCAGTAGGAACACGGGCCATAGTTTTGCGCTGACAATATGTGGTCTTAGCTCGGATTGGCTAGCTGCCTCTTCCCAATTTCATTGGTTTGGGAAAGTGGTTCAATTGGCCTGTGCTGTGCCTCTACTAGGTGGTGGGGACCTTCCTGTTTGGAGCAGCTGTGAGCCAATCACTGACTGACCTGGCCAAGTTCACCATCGGCAGGCCACGCCCTaacttcctgtctgtgtgtaatCCCACTGTGTGTTCTGGGTACATGCTGCAACTCAACTGTACTGGCAACCCTCGAAACGTCACAGAGTCCAGGTGTGTGTATCTTTCTGTCCGTCTTTCTTCTCTTGCTATGTGATGCAATGTCAACAtgtttctctcctctgtgttccaGATTGTCGTTTTACTCCGGACACTCTGCCTTCGGGATGTACAGCATGCTGTTTCTAGCAGTGAGTGTTTTTTATTTGTGTGAGTTTCATACACACGTGAGATGACGattaatgtgtgtatgtgtggtgtgtgtgtgtgtgtgtagttgtatgtgCAAGCACGTATGCAGGGGAAGTGGACTCGTCTGGTCAGACCCACAGTGCAGTTTTTCCTCGTGTTGTTTGCGTTGTACGTTGGATACACACGGGTTAGCGACTACAAACACCACTGGAGCGACGTACTGGTGGGACTGCTGCAGGGAACTCTCATCGCTGTGCTcaacgtgagtgtgtgtgtaggaggtGTGTTTGTATATGTGCTGAGCAATTAAACCGAAATGTCTGTAATTCTTTGGTTTTGgaacaactaattgaccgatgTCAGTTCAATTATTTTAATTCCATTCCattttttctgtgagctcaatgtgcacattgcacagtttctctagagataaattagatcaagcctgaactgtgcgatgtagtagggagttgtagtttccagaaaatacatgatctaagtgattgatagttggtattcagcagtcataaaagtatgccttctTTACTTCTAAAACAGTGATTTTGTCAGAAACcgtaggcagcagctctatagagatgagatgatgacttggaataaaacaataaagtaatcaaataaaacaaatgtaatatacacaacaactgagatattttattaaagtaatgttAATAAGTGatgagcagtaatgggcagtcac encodes the following:
- the LOC129859736 gene encoding phospholipid phosphatase 2-like — translated: MTELPVHKKNRLILVDVFCVVIAALPSAVLTLMFRPYQRGIYCDDESIRYPYRRDTISHRAMAAVTITSSIVIITTGEAYLVYSKRLHSNSNFNQYMSALYKVVGTFLFGAAVSQSLTDLAKFTIGRPRPNFLSVCNPTVCSGYMLQLNCTGNPRNVTESRLSFYSGHSAFGMYSMLFLALYVQARMQGKWTRLVRPTVQFFLVLFALYVGYTRVSDYKHHWSDVLVGLLQGTLIAVLNVCYVSDFFKLRHPPRCPRSETAEDEHLEAKPGLNPDTQLHNNHYNYTTTTA